The Virgibacillus dokdonensis genome includes a window with the following:
- a CDS encoding S41 family peptidase: MKLRKLHIVLLFILALAIGLAGGYTGVKLAQKTTPPTEQSMKLGGETAANEVPTQDMEKVDQAFRLIKENYLEEVDDKQLTEGAIQGMLSTLEDPYSSYMDAETMKKFNEQIESSFEGIGAEVNKVDDVLSIVAPVKDSPAEKAGLRPNDQVLKVDGKSLEGLSQNESVAKIRGEKGTKVELTIRRAGVEEPFKVTIVRDTIPQETVYSKTKNVDGKKTGILEVTNFSERTAQEFKEQLTKMEDSGIEGLVIDVRGNPGGLLNVIEDILKQFVPEDMPYLQVEDQKGNKTPYHSDLKEKKKYPISVIIDEGSASASEILAVAMKEMGYDVVGQPSFGKGTIQQAVPLGDESTIKLTFFKWLSPNGKWIHEKGVQPTISQKQPEYYYTSPVKIEEPLKEDQTGDKIKNIQIMLQGLDYDPGRIDGYFSAATKQAVTSFQQDNDLPTSGEIDAQTAKLIETQIIKSIRNGKDDKQLDKAIEEVYK; this comes from the coding sequence ATGAAATTAAGAAAGCTACATATTGTACTACTTTTTATATTAGCTTTAGCTATTGGTCTGGCTGGAGGTTACACGGGAGTGAAGCTAGCTCAGAAAACAACTCCACCTACAGAACAGTCAATGAAATTAGGTGGTGAAACGGCTGCCAATGAAGTACCAACCCAAGATATGGAAAAAGTGGATCAAGCTTTTCGATTAATTAAAGAAAATTACTTAGAAGAAGTTGATGATAAGCAGTTAACAGAAGGTGCGATTCAGGGCATGCTTTCTACTTTGGAAGATCCATACAGTTCCTATATGGATGCAGAAACAATGAAGAAATTTAATGAGCAAATTGAGTCTTCATTTGAAGGGATAGGAGCAGAGGTAAATAAAGTAGACGATGTATTAAGCATAGTAGCTCCGGTGAAGGACTCTCCAGCTGAAAAAGCAGGATTACGGCCAAATGATCAAGTTCTCAAAGTTGACGGGAAAAGCCTCGAAGGCTTAAGTCAAAATGAATCTGTCGCTAAGATACGAGGAGAAAAAGGAACCAAAGTGGAACTAACAATCCGTCGGGCTGGAGTTGAGGAACCTTTTAAAGTGACAATAGTAAGAGATACTATTCCTCAGGAAACGGTATACAGTAAAACGAAGAATGTAGACGGCAAAAAAACAGGTATTTTAGAAGTGACGAATTTTTCGGAACGCACAGCTCAGGAGTTCAAAGAACAGCTGACAAAAATGGAAGATAGTGGTATTGAAGGATTAGTGATTGACGTTCGAGGGAATCCTGGTGGACTGTTAAATGTTATTGAAGATATTTTAAAACAATTTGTTCCAGAAGATATGCCTTACCTACAAGTGGAAGACCAAAAAGGTAACAAAACACCATATCATTCTGATTTAAAGGAAAAGAAAAAGTACCCGATCAGTGTCATTATAGATGAAGGAAGTGCTTCAGCATCGGAAATATTAGCTGTAGCTATGAAAGAAATGGGCTATGACGTGGTTGGGCAACCAAGTTTTGGTAAAGGAACGATTCAGCAGGCCGTTCCTTTAGGGGATGAAAGTACTATTAAACTTACTTTCTTTAAATGGTTGTCACCAAATGGGAAATGGATACATGAAAAAGGTGTCCAACCTACTATTAGTCAAAAACAACCTGAATATTACTATACAAGCCCTGTCAAAATTGAAGAGCCGTTAAAGGAAGACCAAACTGGAGATAAAATTAAAAATATCCAAATTATGCTTCAAGGTTTAGATTACGATCCTGGGCGTATAGATGGCTACTTTAGTGCAGCAACAAAACAAGCAGTAACTTCTTTTCAACAAGATAATGATTTGCCTACATCTGGTGAAATTGATGCGCAGACAGCTAAGCTGATTGAAACCCAAATCATTAAAAGTATTCGTAATGGGAAAGATGATAAACAATTAGATAAAGCAATAGAAGAAGTTTATAAGTAA
- the uvrA gene encoding excinuclease ABC subunit UvrA: MPSKYITIQGARAHNLKNIDVNIPKNKLVVLTGLSGSGKSSLAFDTIYAEGQRRYVESLSAYARQFLGQMDKPDVDAIEGLSPAISIDQKTTSKNPRSTVGTVTEIYDYLRLLFARVGHPTCPKHGVEITSQTVEQMVDRIMEYPERTKMQILAPIVSGRKGEHVKVFEKLKQEGYVRIRVDKEMREVTEEIKLEKNKKHSIEVVIDRIVVKEGMEGRLSDSIETALALGEGKIIVDVIGQEEITFSENHACPICGFSIEELEPRLFSFNSPYGACPTCDGLGTNLEVDLDLVIPDWDKSLNEHALAPWEPISSQYYPQLLKSVCNHYDIDMDMPVKNIPKEKMDKILYGSGKEKIYFHYVNEFGNVRDNHIMFEGVVNNVSRRYRETSSDFIRENLERYMAQKNCPSCSGYRLKEEALAVQMNGKHISEVTDFSITEAQTFFQGLQLSEKEKQIAKMILKEISNRLEFLNNVGLDYLTLSRAAGTLSGGEAQRIRLATQIGSALTGVLYVLDEPSIGLHQRDNDRLIGTLKRMRDLDNTLIVVEHDEDTMLAADWLIDIGPGAGEHGGEIVASDTPENVMRHEQSLTGQYLAGKKFIPLPAKRRKKDKRVIEIVGAEENNLQKVSAKIPIGLMTVVTGVSGSGKSTLVNEILYKALAKELYTGKHKPGKHKAVKGIEHIEKVIDIDQSPIGRTPRSNPATYTGVFDDIRDVFAQTNEAKVRGYKKGRFSFNVKGGRCEACHGDGIIKIEMHFLPDVYVPCEVCHGSRYNRETLEVKYKGKNISDVLGLTIEEALEFFANIPKIKRKLQTIYDVGLGYIKLGQPATTLSGGEAQRVKLASELHRRSNGKSFYILDEPTTGLHADDISRLLNVLQRLVENGDTVLIIEHNLDVIKTADHIIDLGPEGGAGGGTIIATGTPEQIAKKDNSYTGKYLKNVLERDQKRMDAFIKTTEKLATK, encoded by the coding sequence ATGCCTAGTAAATATATAACCATCCAAGGTGCTAGAGCTCATAATTTAAAAAACATTGATGTCAATATACCGAAAAATAAGCTGGTCGTCCTCACCGGTCTGTCTGGTTCTGGAAAGTCTTCATTGGCTTTTGATACCATTTATGCAGAAGGTCAAAGGCGTTATGTTGAATCTTTATCTGCCTACGCAAGACAGTTTTTAGGTCAAATGGATAAGCCGGATGTAGATGCTATTGAAGGCTTATCTCCAGCAATCTCGATTGACCAAAAGACGACAAGTAAAAATCCTCGTTCTACAGTAGGAACAGTGACAGAGATATATGATTATTTGCGTTTATTGTTTGCTCGAGTTGGTCACCCTACTTGTCCGAAACATGGGGTAGAGATTACATCGCAAACCGTAGAACAAATGGTAGATCGAATTATGGAATATCCTGAACGGACTAAAATGCAAATTTTAGCACCAATAGTATCGGGCCGAAAAGGGGAGCATGTAAAGGTATTTGAAAAATTAAAGCAAGAAGGCTATGTTCGCATTCGGGTAGATAAAGAAATGCGAGAAGTTACCGAGGAAATAAAGCTTGAAAAAAATAAGAAGCATTCTATCGAAGTGGTTATTGATCGGATTGTTGTTAAAGAAGGTATGGAAGGTCGGTTAAGTGATTCGATAGAGACAGCATTAGCTTTAGGCGAAGGAAAAATCATTGTTGATGTAATCGGTCAAGAAGAAATTACATTTAGTGAAAATCATGCATGTCCTATTTGTGGATTTTCAATTGAAGAATTAGAGCCACGTCTCTTTTCTTTTAACAGCCCTTACGGAGCATGTCCAACTTGTGATGGATTAGGCACAAATTTGGAAGTCGATTTAGACCTGGTTATTCCTGATTGGGATAAATCGTTAAATGAACATGCTCTTGCGCCTTGGGAACCGATTAGTTCTCAATATTATCCACAATTGTTAAAAAGTGTTTGTAACCATTATGATATTGACATGGATATGCCTGTAAAAAATATTCCAAAAGAGAAAATGGATAAAATCCTTTACGGCAGTGGTAAAGAAAAAATCTATTTTCACTATGTGAATGAATTCGGCAATGTTCGAGATAATCATATTATGTTTGAAGGTGTAGTTAATAATGTCTCTAGACGTTACCGAGAGACATCTTCGGATTTTATTCGTGAAAATTTAGAAAGATACATGGCTCAGAAAAACTGTCCATCCTGTAGCGGATATCGTTTGAAAGAAGAAGCACTAGCTGTCCAAATGAATGGGAAGCATATTAGCGAGGTGACCGATTTTTCAATTACAGAAGCACAGACCTTTTTCCAAGGCTTACAGTTGTCCGAAAAAGAAAAACAAATTGCGAAAATGATTTTAAAAGAGATTTCGAATCGGTTGGAGTTTTTAAATAATGTAGGATTAGACTATTTAACGTTATCGCGAGCTGCAGGGACACTCTCTGGGGGAGAAGCCCAACGAATACGTTTAGCTACACAAATCGGCTCTGCATTAACAGGGGTTTTGTATGTGCTAGATGAGCCTTCCATTGGTTTACATCAACGTGATAATGATCGTTTAATTGGAACGCTAAAGCGCATGCGTGATTTGGATAACACACTCATTGTCGTAGAACATGATGAGGATACGATGCTTGCTGCTGATTGGTTAATTGACATCGGACCTGGTGCGGGAGAGCATGGCGGTGAAATTGTAGCGAGCGACACACCAGAAAACGTGATGCGTCATGAACAATCGCTAACAGGGCAGTATTTGGCTGGTAAGAAATTCATCCCTTTACCTGCAAAAAGAAGGAAAAAGGATAAGCGTGTTATTGAGATCGTGGGGGCAGAAGAGAATAATCTGCAAAAGGTTTCTGCAAAGATTCCGATTGGTTTAATGACCGTCGTTACTGGTGTATCTGGGTCGGGGAAAAGTACATTAGTAAATGAAATTTTATATAAAGCCTTAGCGAAAGAGTTATATACAGGGAAACATAAGCCAGGAAAACATAAAGCAGTAAAAGGAATAGAGCATATTGAAAAGGTCATTGATATTGATCAATCACCAATTGGCAGGACTCCTCGTTCTAACCCTGCAACATATACGGGTGTATTTGATGATATTCGTGACGTATTTGCACAAACAAATGAAGCAAAAGTGCGTGGATACAAGAAGGGGCGATTCAGTTTTAACGTTAAAGGAGGCCGTTGTGAAGCTTGCCATGGCGATGGCATTATTAAAATAGAAATGCACTTTCTCCCAGATGTGTACGTTCCTTGTGAAGTCTGTCATGGGAGCAGATACAATAGGGAAACATTAGAAGTAAAGTATAAAGGAAAAAACATTTCTGATGTGCTTGGTTTAACGATTGAGGAGGCATTGGAATTCTTTGCGAATATCCCGAAAATAAAGCGGAAATTACAAACGATTTATGATGTCGGTCTCGGTTATATAAAGCTTGGTCAACCGGCTACAACTCTATCTGGTGGGGAAGCACAGCGCGTCAAGTTGGCAAGTGAACTGCATCGACGATCAAATGGTAAATCCTTTTATATTTTAGATGAACCAACGACAGGTTTACATGCTGATGATATTAGTCGGCTGCTAAATGTGTTACAGCGACTTGTCGAAAATGGTGATACCGTTCTTATCATTGAGCATAATTTAGACGTTATTAAAACAGCTGATCACATTATCGATTTAGGTCCTGAGGGTGGTGCTGGAGGGGGAACCATTATTGCTACTGGTACACCCGAACAAATTGCTAAAAAAGACAATTCTTATACAGGAAAATATTTAAAAAATGTTTTAGAGCGTGACCAGAAACGGATGGACGCTTTCATTAAAACGACAGAAAAGTTAGCGACAAAGTAA
- a CDS encoding IS4 family transposase: MDNHTIKMVFKEYIHPLDTKVIQKMIDIEGVDKYVKKLDTIAYIRLFIYAQLKKSENLAVISQSVSRKKTVQRLVGIDSISKSQLSRKNRQIPHEIPEAILRHLIQKVQYTLGPVKAGKALLQLHLIDSSTISMCLSGYEWADFRETKAGIKMHTSIRLCNDTLSLDKMILTPARPADETQLDELIVYQLDVLHVFDRGYFNFAKFDAYSEKGIKFATRIKANTVVHVVEELLVDPSSPITRHAMVTIGNMKHPLQLIETTDSNGKPIRIVCNDAKRSAQEISDIYRNRWKIELFFKWIKQHLVITTLYGKSENAVYNQVYLAMITFCLIILMKNKIGFKGTLLEMLRWIKDGYDQSMATFILKVRKEPERESSGRRKWDNERIFAETLAQ; encoded by the coding sequence ATGGACAATCATACCATAAAAATGGTATTCAAGGAATACATTCATCCATTAGATACAAAAGTTATTCAAAAAATGATTGATATAGAAGGGGTAGACAAGTATGTGAAAAAGCTAGATACCATTGCCTATATTCGCTTATTTATTTACGCACAACTTAAAAAATCAGAAAATCTTGCAGTAATCAGTCAGTCTGTTTCACGCAAAAAAACGGTGCAGCGATTAGTAGGTATAGACAGTATCAGTAAGTCACAACTCTCGCGTAAGAATAGACAAATCCCACATGAAATACCAGAAGCTATTCTTCGTCATCTCATTCAAAAGGTACAGTATACACTAGGACCTGTGAAAGCAGGAAAGGCATTGCTTCAGCTGCATTTGATTGATTCATCGACTATTTCCATGTGTCTTAGTGGCTATGAATGGGCTGATTTTCGAGAAACAAAAGCCGGGATTAAAATGCACACTTCAATTAGGTTGTGCAATGATACGCTCTCGCTAGATAAGATGATTCTAACGCCAGCCCGACCAGCGGATGAGACACAGCTGGATGAATTAATTGTTTATCAGTTAGATGTGCTTCATGTATTCGATCGCGGGTACTTCAACTTTGCGAAGTTCGATGCCTATTCGGAAAAAGGAATAAAATTTGCAACGCGTATCAAAGCCAATACAGTGGTACACGTCGTGGAAGAGTTACTCGTGGATCCATCTTCTCCCATCACACGCCATGCCATGGTGACAATCGGAAACATGAAACATCCATTACAATTGATAGAGACAACAGATAGTAATGGCAAGCCTATTCGGATTGTGTGTAACGACGCCAAGCGCAGTGCGCAAGAAATCAGCGATATCTACCGAAACCGCTGGAAAATAGAGTTGTTTTTCAAATGGATCAAGCAACACTTGGTCATTACAACATTATATGGTAAGAGTGAAAATGCCGTTTATAATCAAGTCTATCTTGCAATGATTACCTTTTGCCTGATCATCCTAATGAAAAATAAAATAGGTTTCAAAGGAACCTTGCTGGAAATGTTGCGTTGGATAAAGGATGGTTACGATCAATCCATGGCAACCTTTATTTTGAAAGTACGTAAAGAACCAGAGCGAGAGTCCAGTGGACGACGAAAGTGGGACAATGAGCGAATTTTTGCAGAGACCCTAGCACAATAG
- a CDS encoding PDZ domain-containing protein translates to MLESGLLEIVKGIGKMFLNPLFYWIFILIIVTGMKRIKREREDFGIKIYNLSSEWKNTFWLSIIVGLLLSAFTLGVGVTLTYPVILLFGLITILISITGRINLLSASYILGITYLVLMFVPEWINIETILPFHIHTDVHLSGLVSLLALLLLAESILLFSSRNDVTYPELTLSKRGIWVGQHHLKKLTVIPFFSLVPTGSLTPFADFWPYFTLNGETYGLVLTPFILGFDHIVRAQHPSFAAKKLARSTLLLSFLVAALAVGSIYYSLFSFIAVLCAILGREWINYRFRINEHNKPGYFQSTDLALKVLAVLPNSPADRLGIHVGTLITKVNGKKVSQPESFYHALQTSGAFFKLEIINREGEIELLQGAWYEGDHHGLGLLFVSTPHDHEHLNVSNGEG, encoded by the coding sequence TTGTTAGAATCAGGCTTATTAGAAATCGTTAAAGGGATAGGGAAAATGTTTTTAAACCCGTTATTTTACTGGATTTTTATTCTAATTATTGTTACTGGAATGAAGCGGATAAAACGGGAAAGAGAAGACTTCGGTATAAAAATTTACAATTTGTCTTCAGAATGGAAAAATACGTTTTGGCTGTCTATTATAGTAGGATTGTTACTTTCTGCGTTTACACTAGGTGTGGGTGTTACACTTACATATCCTGTTATATTGTTATTTGGTTTGATAACTATACTCATTAGTATAACGGGAAGAATTAACTTACTTTCGGCAAGCTATATTTTAGGGATAACCTACTTAGTCCTCATGTTTGTACCTGAATGGATAAATATAGAGACAATACTTCCTTTTCATATACATACAGATGTTCATCTTTCGGGTTTAGTTAGTTTATTAGCTCTGCTATTGCTTGCCGAGAGTATCTTATTATTTAGCTCCAGAAACGATGTAACCTATCCAGAACTGACACTTAGTAAACGGGGGATATGGGTCGGACAGCATCATTTAAAAAAGCTGACAGTAATTCCGTTTTTTTCACTTGTCCCAACAGGTTCACTAACTCCGTTTGCGGATTTTTGGCCTTATTTTACGTTAAATGGGGAGACATACGGTCTTGTACTTACTCCTTTTATTCTCGGTTTTGATCATATTGTACGTGCGCAACACCCTTCATTTGCTGCTAAAAAGCTAGCACGATCTACATTGTTATTAAGTTTCCTAGTGGCTGCGCTTGCAGTAGGTAGTATATATTATTCTTTGTTTTCATTTATAGCGGTATTATGTGCAATTTTGGGAAGAGAATGGATAAACTATCGCTTTCGTATTAACGAACACAATAAACCAGGGTATTTTCAATCAACGGATCTAGCGTTAAAAGTGCTTGCTGTACTTCCGAATTCTCCAGCTGATCGGTTAGGGATTCATGTAGGTACGTTGATCACTAAAGTAAACGGGAAGAAAGTGAGTCAACCTGAATCTTTTTATCACGCCTTGCAAACAAGTGGAGCTTTTTTTAAATTGGAAATCATTAATCGAGAAGGAGAAATAGAATTACTACAAGGGGCATGGTATGAGGGGGACCATCATGGTTTAGGACTATTATTTGTCTCTACCCCACACGATCATGAGCATCTTAATGTAAGTAATGGAGAAGGATAA
- a CDS encoding YkoP family protein — protein sequence MRTCFLYFWGSIDPIYFTCSRLTYIVGPNQKRTLLRARLTKYKGAKMVLSDGTVIEKGDLLVKIHLHNVKLLKKFSKQSNDMKRAVIIYHSVKQAMPSLATYIENHVEQERVKGIIGITNLSKGGKKLGFEEKALQNKFYRIFKKITLFPISFLAGKKSIKPVYLFMSKGKLLMKYGNRC from the coding sequence ATGCGCACCTGCTTTCTGTATTTTTGGGGAAGTATCGACCCAATTTATTTTACTTGCTCTAGGTTAACATATATTGTTGGCCCAAACCAAAAAAGGACGCTATTACGAGCTCGATTAACGAAATATAAAGGCGCAAAAATGGTTCTTTCTGATGGGACCGTAATAGAAAAGGGTGATTTGTTAGTGAAGATACATTTGCATAATGTTAAATTACTTAAAAAATTCTCAAAACAGTCGAATGACATGAAACGAGCCGTTATCATCTATCATAGTGTAAAACAAGCAATGCCAAGTTTAGCAACATATATTGAAAACCACGTGGAACAGGAAAGAGTAAAAGGGATTATTGGAATTACTAATTTATCAAAAGGTGGAAAGAAATTAGGGTTTGAAGAGAAAGCCTTGCAAAATAAATTTTATCGTATTTTCAAGAAAATAACATTATTCCCGATTAGTTTTTTAGCTGGGAAAAAATCAATAAAACCTGTTTATTTATTTATGTCAAAAGGGAAGTTATTAATGAAATACGGAAATCGCTGTTAA
- the uvrB gene encoding excinuclease ABC subunit UvrB — MENQFELVAKYEPKGDQPQAIKEIVEHIKAGKRHQTLLGATGTGKTFTMSNVINEINRPTLVIAHNKTLAGQLYSEFKEFFPNNAVEYFVSYYDYYQPEAYVPSTDTFIEKDASINDEIDKLRHSATSALFERRDVLIVASVSCIYGLGSPEEYKSQVLSIRTGMEKDRDQLLRELVDIQYARNDINFQRGTFRVRGDSVEIIPASREEHCIRVEFFGDEVDRIREVDALTGEIIGDREHIAIFPASHFVTREEKLKLAIKNIEKELAERLKELRDQGKLLEAQRLEQRTNYDLEMMHEMGFCSGIENYSRHLTLREAGATPYTLLDFFPDDFLVMIDESHVTLPQIRGMFNGDQARKQVLVDHGFRLPSALDNRPLRFEEFEKATNQLVYVSATPGPYEQEHSPTMTEQIIRPTGLLDPEVEVRPIEGQIDDLIGEIHKRSEKNERVLVTTLTKKMSEDLTDYLKELGIKVAYLHSEIKTLERIELIRDLRVGKYDVLVGINLLREGLDIPEVSLVTILDADKEGFLRSERSLIQTMGRAARNENGMVIMYANKITKSMQIAIDETYRRRAKQIAYNEKYGITPTTIKKDVRDVIRATVAAEDQETYESKTKSVTKLAKQDKEKVIANMEKEMKEAAKALDFEKAAELRDVILELKAGR; from the coding sequence GTGGAAAATCAATTTGAGCTAGTTGCCAAATATGAACCAAAAGGTGACCAACCACAAGCAATTAAAGAAATTGTTGAACATATTAAGGCAGGAAAAAGGCACCAAACACTTTTAGGCGCAACAGGAACTGGTAAAACTTTTACTATGTCGAATGTAATTAACGAGATCAATCGGCCAACTTTAGTGATTGCGCATAATAAAACTTTAGCCGGTCAACTATATAGTGAGTTTAAAGAATTCTTTCCTAATAATGCTGTGGAATATTTTGTTAGCTACTACGATTACTATCAACCTGAAGCTTACGTACCATCCACGGATACATTCATTGAAAAAGATGCGAGTATAAATGATGAAATTGATAAACTAAGGCACTCTGCTACATCAGCATTGTTTGAGCGACGAGATGTTTTAATTGTTGCGAGTGTTTCCTGTATTTATGGATTAGGTTCTCCAGAAGAATATAAAAGTCAAGTACTCTCTATTCGGACAGGAATGGAAAAGGATCGAGATCAACTATTACGTGAACTTGTAGACATTCAATATGCTCGCAATGATATTAACTTCCAACGCGGGACGTTTCGAGTACGTGGTGACTCTGTGGAGATAATTCCAGCTTCTAGAGAGGAACACTGTATACGCGTCGAATTCTTTGGTGATGAAGTCGACCGCATTCGTGAAGTAGATGCATTGACCGGGGAGATTATTGGCGATCGAGAGCATATTGCTATTTTCCCAGCCTCTCACTTCGTAACACGAGAGGAAAAATTGAAGCTTGCTATTAAAAATATTGAAAAGGAATTAGCAGAGCGTTTAAAAGAGTTACGCGATCAAGGGAAATTACTAGAAGCACAACGTTTAGAACAACGGACGAATTACGATCTGGAAATGATGCATGAAATGGGCTTCTGTTCAGGCATTGAAAATTATTCACGCCATCTTACTTTGCGTGAAGCAGGTGCGACACCATATACATTGCTTGATTTCTTTCCTGATGATTTTCTAGTTATGATTGATGAATCACATGTCACACTCCCACAAATTCGTGGCATGTTTAACGGGGACCAAGCGCGAAAACAAGTACTTGTAGATCATGGATTCAGATTGCCGTCAGCGCTAGATAACCGCCCGTTGCGTTTTGAAGAATTTGAAAAAGCTACGAACCAACTCGTTTATGTTTCTGCCACACCAGGACCATACGAACAAGAACATTCGCCAACAATGACAGAACAAATCATTCGACCAACAGGTCTCTTGGATCCAGAAGTAGAAGTAAGACCAATTGAAGGACAAATTGATGACTTAATCGGGGAAATTCATAAACGTTCCGAGAAAAACGAACGTGTGCTAGTCACTACGTTAACGAAAAAAATGTCTGAAGATCTAACCGATTATTTAAAAGAACTTGGTATAAAAGTTGCTTACTTGCATTCAGAGATTAAAACATTGGAGCGGATTGAATTAATTCGTGATTTACGTGTTGGTAAATATGATGTTCTCGTTGGAATAAATTTATTACGTGAAGGTCTTGATATTCCAGAAGTATCTTTAGTGACAATTTTAGATGCGGATAAGGAGGGATTTTTACGTTCAGAAAGGTCCCTTATCCAAACGATGGGGCGGGCAGCGCGTAATGAAAATGGCATGGTTATTATGTATGCAAATAAAATTACGAAGTCGATGCAAATAGCCATTGATGAGACGTATCGTCGGCGTGCAAAGCAGATTGCTTATAACGAAAAGTATGGTATTACTCCTACGACGATTAAGAAAGACGTACGAGATGTAATTCGAGCAACTGTTGCTGCTGAAGACCAAGAAACGTACGAAAGTAAAACGAAAAGTGTTACGAAGCTAGCAAAGCAGGATAAAGAAAAAGTAATAGCGAATATGGAAAAAGAAATGAAGGAAGCTGCCAAAGCATTGGATTTTGAAAAAGCAGCTGAACTTCGAGATGTCATACTTGAACTGAAAGCAGGAAGGTGA
- a CDS encoding MGDG synthase family glycosyltransferase translates to MRQMQPSEALFLPFLQIPSGHHHVADALIAEYKSIYPNHRYEKVDILSYGYKSIEKLVSSTYLTWIKYFPEGYDRLYSFLVYKQGTKKRSRQWHYETLFRPILQKVVQQAGANILFFTHALPSNMASVLKQQRKIEAITVNVYTDFFINALWGTKGIDYHFVPTLSMKQYLIQCGVQESSIFVTGIPVHPYFYYTNSNQNQKEELQILIAGGSLGTGDLECLLNELNLSSRAHLYVLCGQNEQLYQKLYSKKSCHITPLRYLHSKQTMNQLYERVDAVITKPGGVTVSECLMKRKPLFIYSALPGQERINLQELTRLGLVQVIDKNKTIGKQIMDFFSNDYKQQQLYQQLHNYLENREQDSVASIIKRITQQTNHKGGNSISYI, encoded by the coding sequence ATGAGGCAGATGCAACCATCAGAAGCATTATTTCTTCCGTTTTTACAAATTCCAAGCGGGCATCACCATGTAGCAGATGCACTAATTGCTGAGTACAAAAGCATTTATCCAAATCATCGGTATGAAAAGGTGGACATACTTAGTTATGGGTATAAAAGTATAGAAAAGTTAGTTTCTTCTACGTATTTAACTTGGATAAAATATTTTCCGGAAGGATATGATCGTTTATACTCGTTTTTAGTTTATAAACAAGGGACTAAAAAAAGAAGCAGACAATGGCATTATGAAACTTTGTTTCGTCCAATACTACAAAAGGTGGTACAGCAAGCTGGAGCAAATATACTGTTTTTTACACATGCTTTACCTTCCAATATGGCAAGTGTTTTAAAGCAACAAAGAAAGATAGAAGCTATTACAGTAAATGTGTATACAGATTTTTTTATAAATGCTTTATGGGGGACAAAGGGAATTGACTATCATTTCGTTCCGACACTTTCCATGAAACAATATTTAATACAGTGTGGTGTACAGGAAAGTAGTATATTTGTTACTGGCATCCCCGTTCACCCATATTTTTATTATACGAATAGCAATCAAAATCAAAAAGAGGAACTGCAAATACTAATAGCTGGCGGTAGTTTAGGGACGGGAGATTTGGAATGTTTGCTAAATGAATTGAATTTATCTTCTCGAGCACATCTTTATGTTTTATGCGGACAAAATGAGCAGCTATATCAAAAACTTTACTCTAAAAAAAGTTGTCACATAACGCCATTACGCTATTTGCATTCTAAGCAAACAATGAATCAACTGTATGAGCGTGTAGATGCTGTTATAACGAAGCCTGGTGGTGTAACCGTTAGCGAATGTCTTATGAAGCGGAAACCACTGTTTATATACAGCGCTTTACCAGGCCAGGAAAGAATTAATTTACAGGAATTAACACGTTTAGGTTTAGTACAAGTAATTGATAAAAATAAAACAATTGGCAAGCAAATAATGGATTTTTTTTCAAATGATTACAAGCAACAACAACTGTATCAACAGTTGCATAACTACTTGGAAAATAGAGAGCAAGATTCTGTAGCATCTATTATAAAACGGATTACACAACAAACAAACCACAAAGGGGGAAATAGTATCTCCTATATATAA